A single uncultured Methanolobus sp. DNA region contains:
- a CDS encoding DUF2119 domain-containing protein: MSYRILGEGKPVRLFVAGLHGDEWKDTSDILENIEAPKTGTLAVIHLVSDGNYISTLDDRYFTDIGIPIIEAVEQLNPEVYIEIHSYSAENLEALTGANRLDRIGVPAFSRLDHDVLLGSVAPYIRRKYFPQDALCLTFEIQKENPGSKEYARTIINRMKEFTSRDEFLNCMLERYPKQARKAIDDYKKFYGLSDDQI; encoded by the coding sequence ATGTCATACAGGATACTTGGAGAAGGAAAACCTGTCAGGTTGTTTGTGGCAGGTCTGCACGGTGATGAGTGGAAGGATACCTCTGACATCCTTGAGAATATCGAGGCTCCAAAGACTGGCACGCTTGCAGTGATTCATCTTGTCAGTGACGGGAATTATATCTCAACACTGGATGACAGGTATTTCACAGACATTGGCATTCCGATAATTGAAGCCGTTGAGCAGCTCAATCCGGAGGTCTACATTGAGATACATTCCTACTCCGCAGAGAACCTTGAGGCTCTGACAGGTGCGAACCGGCTTGACCGCATAGGTGTGCCGGCATTCAGCAGGCTTGACCATGATGTACTTCTGGGTTCAGTGGCACCTTACATTCGCAGGAAATATTTCCCGCAGGATGCGCTTTGTCTTACTTTCGAGATTCAGAAAGAAAATCCTGGATCAAAGGAATATGCGAGGACGATAATAAACAGGATGAAAGAGTTCACTTCACGGGATGAGTTCCTTAACTGCATGCTTGAAAGATATCCTAAACAGGCAAGAAAGGCAATTGATGATTATAAGAAATTCTACGGTCTTTCAGATGACCAGATATGA
- a CDS encoding SAM-dependent methyltransferase, translating into MRLDAYLVETGLFKSRGRAKTAILNGSVRVDGTVVKKPSKDISADSGVDVDEGLDMPRGYFKLKRIQDATGVISPGDRVLDLGSSAGGFLMMASEIASSVKGVEFSRDFDTELGKVVSEKENVTVMFGDVFQIPLNEMSPEPVDVILSDMTLEPMDSLAALERVLPLLKDNGKLLQVIKMGKEKNSKPILAKVESLGVKILDVLDSDRQEIYIIAQKTAQDARK; encoded by the coding sequence ATGAGACTGGACGCATACCTTGTTGAAACAGGACTCTTTAAGTCGCGAGGACGAGCCAAGACAGCCATACTCAATGGAAGTGTCCGGGTTGATGGTACAGTCGTCAAAAAGCCCTCAAAGGACATCAGCGCAGATTCTGGGGTTGATGTGGATGAGGGACTTGACATGCCACGCGGTTACTTCAAGCTCAAAAGGATTCAGGATGCAACAGGCGTGATATCTCCCGGTGATCGTGTGCTTGACCTTGGCTCCAGTGCAGGAGGATTTCTGATGATGGCATCTGAGATAGCCTCATCTGTAAAAGGTGTGGAATTCAGCAGAGATTTTGATACAGAACTAGGGAAAGTTGTCAGTGAAAAGGAAAATGTCACTGTGATGTTTGGTGATGTGTTCCAGATTCCTCTGAATGAGATGTCACCGGAGCCGGTTGATGTTATTCTCAGTGACATGACGCTCGAACCGATGGACTCACTGGCTGCTCTTGAGAGAGTTTTACCGCTGTTAAAGGACAATGGCAAGTTGCTTCAGGTCATCAAAATGGGAAAAGAGAAGAACAGTAAACCCATACTTGCTAAGGTTGAATCTCTCGGTGTAAAGATACTTGATGTTCTGGATTCGGACAGGCAGGAGATCTACATAATAGCACAGAAGACCGCACAGGATGCCAGGAAATAA
- a CDS encoding bile acid:sodium symporter family protein encodes MIKKFTSLFPVWAILLSVVAFIYPSIFSPYKSAITPLLGVVMFGMGITLSANDFLLVLKRPKVIVIGTALQYILMPLIAFILSYALNLPLEIMAGMVLLGACPGGTASNVICYLAKGDVALSITLTSVSTLLAFILTPALTWLYIGQAVPVEVGSMMLSIVKIVLVPVALGIILNTFFDKYIERFRHAFPALSVATIVFIIAIIIALNKESILVAGKLAIVAVVLHNGFGFASGYLFSKILGLDEKDARTIAIEVGMQNSGLSVALAVKYFSALAALPGALFSIWHNISGSFLAYKFSK; translated from the coding sequence ATGATAAAGAAATTCACCTCCCTCTTCCCTGTATGGGCTATTCTGCTTTCAGTTGTGGCTTTCATCTATCCATCAATTTTCTCACCATACAAAAGTGCTATAACCCCTCTTCTGGGAGTTGTGATGTTCGGTATGGGAATCACCCTTTCTGCAAATGATTTCCTGCTTGTGCTCAAAAGACCAAAGGTCATAGTTATCGGAACCGCATTGCAGTATATCCTGATGCCGCTTATCGCATTCATCCTTTCTTACGCCCTTAACCTCCCTCTTGAGATAATGGCAGGAATGGTGCTTCTCGGAGCATGCCCCGGAGGAACTGCATCAAATGTAATTTGCTACCTTGCAAAAGGAGATGTGGCTCTGTCCATCACACTCACATCGGTTTCCACACTGCTTGCTTTCATCCTAACACCTGCACTCACATGGCTTTACATCGGACAGGCAGTGCCAGTTGAAGTTGGAAGCATGATGCTTAGTATTGTGAAAATAGTACTTGTGCCTGTGGCACTTGGAATTATCCTGAACACATTCTTTGACAAATACATCGAGCGGTTCAGACATGCTTTCCCTGCATTATCTGTAGCTACGATAGTCTTCATCATTGCAATAATAATCGCCCTGAACAAAGAAAGTATCCTCGTTGCCGGAAAACTGGCTATTGTTGCGGTTGTACTCCATAATGGATTTGGATTTGCCAGCGGTTACCTGTTCTCAAAGATACTGGGACTTGATGAGAAAGATGCAAGGACTATTGCAATAGAAGTTGGAATGCAGAATTCGGGGCTCAGTGTTGCACTGGCGGTGAAGTATTTCTCTGCACTGGCGGCTCTTCCGGGTGCTTTGTTCAGTATATGGCATAACATTTCAGGATCGTTTTTGGCGTATAAGTTTAGCAAGTGA
- a CDS encoding HAD family phosphatase has product MLKAVIFDMDGVLVDSMSYHAEAVQHIFDEIGVEMDKQDIFEREGERTVDIVEFLLKKGAGDASRFDISDIVERYIAEFNRIAEIKVFDGMQECLRGLKGRFDLAVVSGSDRPIVHDIINSKYPGVFSVIVTADDVEHGKPEPDPYLKSIEMLGISGTEAIVIENAPMGVESAKGAGICCLAVPTYLDAQKFHQADMVIENHTRLVEFLNELEPTYDCARSDLSKS; this is encoded by the coding sequence TTGTTAAAAGCTGTAATATTCGATATGGATGGCGTGCTGGTTGATTCTATGTCATATCATGCGGAAGCTGTCCAGCATATATTCGATGAGATAGGGGTTGAGATGGACAAGCAGGACATCTTCGAGAGAGAAGGTGAAAGGACAGTGGACATCGTGGAGTTCCTGCTTAAGAAAGGAGCAGGAGATGCATCCCGGTTCGACATATCGGATATCGTTGAGAGATATATTGCAGAGTTTAATCGGATAGCAGAGATAAAAGTATTCGATGGGATGCAGGAATGCCTCCGGGGTCTTAAAGGCAGGTTCGACCTTGCCGTAGTTTCCGGTTCTGACAGGCCGATAGTTCATGATATTATCAATTCGAAGTATCCCGGAGTATTCAGCGTCATCGTTACTGCTGATGATGTAGAACATGGTAAACCGGAGCCTGACCCATATCTCAAATCCATTGAAATGCTTGGCATCTCCGGTACTGAAGCAATTGTGATAGAAAATGCACCCATGGGAGTTGAATCCGCAAAGGGTGCAGGGATATGCTGTCTGGCAGTACCCACGTATCTTGATGCTCAAAAATTCCATCAGGCAGACATGGTTATCGAGAACCACACCCGCCTTGTAGAGTTCCTGAATGAACTGGAACCCACTTATGATTGTGCACGGTCGGATCTATCAAAATCGTAA
- a CDS encoding NADH:flavin oxidoreductase codes for MLFEPIMLGNMEVPNRFVRSATHEWMAESDGTPTDRIGNMYEELARGEVGLIITGYAYVNPNGKSDDRQQGIYDDKFIEPYRKIVSRVHEHGSRIVVQIVHGGRQTMISAEYPIVLAPSAVTNKRNGMTPEEMTEEEVLQTIEDFANAARRAKEAGFDGVQLHVAHGFLLSNFISPYTNRRKDRWGGSTEKRTQIILDIISRIHEMIGDEFPILVKLNATDGFPKGTKNVLDAPECVEIAKILAANGICAIEVSGGIVEAGQQMFRTKINNADSEAYYRDYSKMIKEAVDVPVMVVGGIRSKAVMEQMLDEGYADMVSICRPLICEPDFVAKVKSGDTEVAKCVSCNLCSDESGIKCNYDFDRSDRAQS; via the coding sequence ATGTTGTTCGAACCTATTATGCTGGGGAACATGGAAGTACCCAATCGTTTTGTACGTTCTGCTACCCATGAGTGGATGGCAGAGTCCGATGGCACACCAACCGACAGGATTGGTAACATGTACGAAGAGCTTGCACGTGGAGAAGTTGGGCTCATAATCACCGGATATGCATACGTGAATCCAAACGGGAAGAGTGACGATAGACAGCAGGGAATCTATGATGATAAGTTCATAGAACCTTACAGGAAGATAGTCTCAAGAGTACATGAACACGGAAGCAGGATAGTTGTCCAGATAGTCCACGGTGGCAGGCAGACAATGATCAGTGCAGAGTATCCGATAGTTCTTGCACCATCTGCTGTGACCAATAAAAGAAACGGCATGACCCCTGAGGAAATGACCGAGGAAGAAGTGCTTCAGACTATCGAGGACTTTGCCAACGCTGCAAGAAGGGCAAAGGAAGCCGGCTTTGATGGCGTTCAGTTACATGTTGCTCATGGTTTCCTGCTAAGCAATTTTATTTCTCCGTACACAAACAGGCGTAAGGACAGGTGGGGAGGTTCTACAGAAAAGAGGACACAGATTATCCTTGACATCATCAGCAGGATACATGAGATGATCGGTGATGAGTTCCCGATACTTGTCAAGCTCAATGCAACCGATGGTTTCCCGAAAGGAACAAAGAATGTACTTGATGCACCCGAGTGCGTAGAGATAGCAAAGATACTTGCTGCGAATGGTATCTGTGCAATAGAGGTCAGTGGTGGTATTGTTGAAGCCGGACAGCAGATGTTCAGAACAAAAATAAATAACGCTGATTCAGAAGCATACTACAGGGATTATTCTAAGATGATAAAGGAAGCAGTTGATGTTCCTGTAATGGTTGTAGGCGGTATACGCTCAAAGGCTGTCATGGAGCAGATGCTCGATGAAGGATATGCCGATATGGTATCAATATGCAGACCTCTCATTTGTGAACCTGATTTTGTGGCAAAGGTCAAAAGTGGTGATACAGAGGTCGCAAAATGTGTATCATGCAACCTGTGTTCCGATGAGAGTGGAATTAAGTGCAATTACGATTTTGATAGATCCGACCGTGCACAATCATAA
- a CDS encoding cytochrome c biogenesis protein has product MLIDRKKEKILAIITAPVMLIAIGMIFFYVPQMKGNAGEILDSSFKIFYFHLPIAMVAYLAFTVVFIASIMQLKGNSSKWDIVAHSAAEVGVVFAFLVLVTGSIWAKATWGWYWIWEPRLTTSLALFLVYLAYLMLRQALEEPEKRARFAAVFGIIGFMSVPLSFLSIRLWRSAHPLMFGGSSYGSSGGGLEGTSLQLTLAVNMLAFALLFVSMLVYRINNEALKEELEEMKYSHS; this is encoded by the coding sequence ATGCTCATTGACAGGAAAAAAGAAAAGATACTTGCAATCATCACGGCTCCTGTTATGCTAATTGCCATTGGGATGATATTTTTCTATGTGCCCCAGATGAAAGGCAATGCCGGTGAGATACTTGACAGCAGTTTTAAGATATTCTATTTCCACCTGCCGATAGCTATGGTAGCTTATCTTGCGTTCACCGTTGTTTTCATTGCCAGCATAATGCAGCTGAAAGGAAACAGCAGCAAATGGGACATCGTTGCCCATTCAGCCGCCGAGGTAGGTGTGGTCTTTGCATTCCTTGTACTTGTCACAGGTTCCATATGGGCAAAGGCAACATGGGGATGGTACTGGATATGGGAGCCAAGGCTCACAACCTCACTTGCACTTTTCCTTGTCTATCTTGCCTACCTGATGCTACGTCAGGCACTTGAGGAACCTGAAAAAAGAGCACGCTTTGCGGCTGTCTTTGGAATTATTGGATTCATGTCAGTTCCACTGAGTTTCCTATCCATCAGGCTGTGGCGTTCAGCTCATCCTCTGATGTTCGGTGGCTCTTCATATGGAAGCAGTGGCGGTGGACTTGAAGGAACTTCACTTCAGTTGACACTTGCAGTTAACATGCTGGCTTTTGCTTTGCTATTTGTTTCAATGTTAGTTTACAGAATTAATAACGAAGCATTGAAGGAAGAGCTTGAGGAAATGAAGTACAGCCACTCATGA
- a CDS encoding ABC transporter substrate-binding protein: MMKKSLSILLAGMLLIGVVAISGCTDTDQEIAGTEETTGTENYELVAAVGTHGGEPESGFNPITGWGYNHEPLIQSTLFKRDSTGTLINDLATDYSVSEDGLTWTVTIRDDVKFHDDEPLTAEDVAFTFNTAAETGGDVDLSMLEKSTATDDYTIEFKLDDNQATFINKLAVIGIVPEHAYDENYGQNPIGSGPYEFVQWDKGQQVILEANPDYYGDEPYFKKLTIVFMEADTAFAAAKSGQIDLAEIPASYANQKVDGMKIVALESIDARGISFPMEPNTGETSEDGYAIGNDVTSDVAIRKALNIGIDRQTLVDGALNGQGEEEFTGVDKLPWGNKEAIIEDGNVEEAKKILSDAGWEDTDGDGIVEKDGVKAEFTLLYSASAQERQALAVAISEEAKELGINIIPEGASWDKIDTLALSTPVVFGYGSLDPTDLYLKYYSESYDPSSYNNIIMYSNPTVDSYLRTAITSSDQEVANENWQLAAWDGETGFSPKGDATWMWMATLDYLYIMDEDLDIGTPKIQPHGADIFGNILEWKRTEN, encoded by the coding sequence ATGATGAAAAAATCATTGAGCATTTTACTGGCAGGAATGCTATTAATCGGAGTAGTTGCAATTTCCGGATGCACAGACACCGATCAGGAAATCGCAGGTACAGAAGAAACAACAGGAACAGAGAATTATGAATTGGTCGCCGCAGTTGGAACACATGGCGGAGAACCTGAATCCGGATTTAATCCAATTACGGGATGGGGTTACAACCATGAACCTTTGATCCAGAGCACTCTTTTTAAAAGAGACAGTACTGGAACACTTATCAACGACCTTGCTACAGATTACTCTGTTAGCGAAGACGGATTGACATGGACTGTCACAATCAGGGATGATGTAAAATTCCATGACGATGAGCCACTGACAGCCGAAGACGTAGCATTCACATTCAACACCGCAGCGGAAACTGGTGGAGATGTGGACCTTTCCATGCTTGAAAAATCCACAGCTACAGATGATTACACCATTGAGTTCAAACTGGACGACAATCAGGCTACATTTATCAACAAACTGGCAGTCATTGGAATTGTCCCTGAACACGCATACGATGAGAACTATGGTCAGAACCCGATAGGTTCCGGTCCTTACGAATTTGTACAGTGGGATAAAGGACAGCAGGTAATTCTGGAAGCAAATCCTGATTATTACGGAGACGAGCCTTACTTCAAAAAACTTACCATTGTATTCATGGAAGCAGATACTGCTTTTGCAGCCGCTAAATCCGGTCAGATAGACCTGGCTGAAATTCCAGCATCCTATGCAAACCAGAAAGTTGACGGAATGAAGATAGTAGCTCTTGAGTCCATTGATGCCCGCGGAATCAGTTTCCCGATGGAACCAAACACAGGCGAAACATCTGAGGATGGATATGCAATTGGAAACGATGTGACATCAGACGTAGCTATCAGAAAAGCGCTGAACATAGGAATTGACAGGCAGACCCTTGTTGATGGTGCACTTAACGGACAGGGTGAAGAAGAATTCACCGGTGTTGACAAACTTCCATGGGGAAACAAGGAAGCCATTATTGAAGACGGAAATGTTGAAGAAGCAAAGAAGATCTTAAGCGATGCCGGATGGGAAGATACCGATGGCGATGGAATTGTCGAAAAGGACGGTGTAAAGGCTGAATTTACTCTCCTATACTCCGCAAGCGCACAGGAAAGACAGGCTCTTGCTGTTGCTATTTCTGAAGAAGCAAAAGAACTGGGAATTAACATAATTCCAGAGGGTGCAAGCTGGGACAAGATCGACACACTTGCTCTTTCAACTCCGGTAGTTTTCGGTTACGGTTCACTTGACCCAACCGACCTGTACCTGAAATACTACAGTGAAAGCTACGACCCTTCAAGCTACAACAACATAATAATGTACAGCAACCCGACCGTTGACTCCTATTTAAGAACTGCAATAACCAGTTCCGATCAGGAAGTTGCAAATGAGAACTGGCAGCTTGCAGCATGGGACGGCGAAACCGGCTTCTCTCCAAAAGGCGATGCCACCTGGATGTGGATGGCAACACTTGATTACCTCTATATCATGGACGAGGACCTCGACATAGGAACTCCAAAAATACAGCCACATGGTGCTGATATTTTCGGAAATATCCTGGAATGGAAACGCACGGAAAACTAA
- a CDS encoding ABC transporter permease codes for MGKKTLKLVFLLIVVCIASFWIVEQSPIDPVRAYIGEMSIQPEQKAKLEEYWGVNTPAHEKFLNWAENMLKGDLGTSLIYRMPVTDVIKERFAASLILMASSWLLSGVLGFALGIIAGMKNGTFIDKAIKVYCYILLAAPTFWLALIFLLIFAVNLGWFPVGLSVPIGVASEDVTIFDRIHHLILPTVTLSLLGVASIAMFTREKLIEVMESDYVLFAKARGEKGFDLVKRHGIRNVALPAITLQFLGFSELFGGAVLVEQVFSYPGIGQAAVAAGLRSDVPLLLAIVIVSALFVYSGNLIADIIYEFVDPRIKQQEMRT; via the coding sequence ATGGGGAAAAAAACCCTCAAATTAGTTTTCCTTTTAATTGTTGTTTGTATTGCCAGTTTCTGGATCGTAGAGCAATCTCCCATAGACCCTGTAAGGGCCTATATAGGAGAAATGAGCATTCAGCCGGAACAAAAAGCAAAGCTGGAAGAATACTGGGGAGTCAATACTCCTGCACATGAAAAATTCCTGAACTGGGCTGAGAACATGCTCAAAGGTGATCTTGGCACTTCACTGATATACAGGATGCCTGTAACAGATGTTATTAAAGAACGGTTTGCAGCTTCACTTATACTCATGGCTTCTTCATGGCTGCTATCAGGAGTTCTTGGTTTTGCTTTAGGAATAATAGCAGGAATGAAGAACGGAACCTTTATCGATAAAGCAATAAAAGTTTACTGTTATATTCTGCTTGCCGCCCCAACATTCTGGCTGGCATTGATCTTCTTATTGATATTTGCAGTGAATTTGGGTTGGTTCCCTGTTGGACTCAGTGTGCCCATAGGTGTTGCAAGTGAAGATGTGACTATTTTTGATCGTATACACCATTTGATACTCCCAACTGTTACCCTTAGCTTGCTTGGAGTTGCTTCAATCGCAATGTTCACCCGTGAAAAACTAATCGAGGTAATGGAAAGTGATTACGTATTATTTGCAAAGGCAAGAGGAGAAAAAGGATTTGACCTTGTAAAAAGGCATGGAATCAGGAATGTTGCACTTCCTGCCATTACATTACAGTTCCTGGGATTCAGTGAACTATTTGGCGGGGCTGTTCTGGTAGAACAGGTTTTCTCTTATCCTGGTATAGGTCAGGCTGCAGTAGCAGCAGGCTTAAGATCTGATGTACCTCTGCTTTTAGCAATTGTTATCGTCAGCGCCCTGTTTGTCTATTCAGGTAACCTGATAGCTGATATTATCTACGAGTTCGTTGACCCAAGAATAAAACAGCAGGAGATGAGAACATGA
- a CDS encoding ABC transporter permease, producing MSTAVVTANRGLFKGFNLRQKTIMLISCLSVLLIAIVVSSTFIDDNALSTDFQSKNLAPSLEHPFGTDWMGRDMFVRTLGGLGLSIVIGALASSISTMFSVILGLFSSIGKIEDSIVSWLVDLFLSIPHLLLIILISLGLGGGATGVIIAVALTHWTSLTRVVRAEIKQIKTQEYIHISRNFGKSRWWIAKKHILPHLVPQFVLGTIVMFPHAILHEASVTFLGFGLSPHQPAIGIILSESMKYLSAGYWWLAFFPGLSLLIVILAFDMIGENMGKLLDPKRAHE from the coding sequence ATGAGCACTGCTGTTGTAACTGCTAACAGAGGACTTTTCAAAGGGTTCAACCTGCGACAGAAAACCATCATGCTAATAAGCTGCCTGTCGGTGTTGTTAATTGCAATCGTGGTTTCAAGCACATTCATAGACGATAACGCATTGTCCACAGATTTTCAATCAAAGAATCTTGCACCTTCCCTGGAACATCCTTTCGGAACTGACTGGATGGGAAGGGATATGTTCGTAAGAACCCTTGGAGGACTGGGATTAAGTATAGTGATCGGGGCTTTAGCCTCTTCTATCAGTACTATGTTCAGTGTGATATTGGGTTTATTTTCAAGCATAGGTAAAATCGAGGATTCAATCGTGTCATGGCTTGTTGACCTGTTCCTTTCAATACCACATCTTCTGTTGATTATTTTGATATCCCTGGGACTTGGAGGAGGAGCAACGGGAGTTATCATAGCTGTTGCGTTAACACATTGGACAAGTCTCACACGTGTTGTAAGAGCAGAGATCAAGCAGATAAAAACCCAGGAATACATCCATATATCAAGGAATTTTGGCAAATCAAGATGGTGGATTGCTAAGAAACATATTCTTCCCCACCTAGTCCCTCAGTTCGTGTTGGGTACAATTGTAATGTTTCCACATGCGATCCTGCATGAGGCTTCAGTAACATTCCTGGGTTTCGGGCTTTCACCACATCAGCCTGCAATCGGTATTATTCTTTCAGAATCAATGAAATACCTATCTGCAGGATACTGGTGGCTTGCATTCTTCCCTGGATTATCACTTCTGATCGTGATCCTTGCATTCGACATGATCGGAGAAAATATGGGAAAGCTGCTGGACCCTAAAAGAGCACACGAGTAA
- a CDS encoding ABC transporter ATP-binding protein translates to MTNTSQISAEKKEKSEALLKVKDLSLSFIQYASGLRQTELKVISNLSMEAYSGEILAVVGSSGSGKSLLAHSILGILPSNAKLTGIMEYDGKDLTQKKKEELRGKEIVLIPQSTTYLDPLMRIFSQVIGSVDDENSDSKKKLLKDIFRKYDLKPEVERMFPHELSGGMIRRVLVSTAVMSSSKIVIADEPTPGLDEKNLNETLGYFKDMANRGYAVILITHDIEAALKISDKIAIFYAGTILEIANTEDFSGEGEKLRHQYTKALWNALPQNKFQSIKGHQPMQDEVPEGCFFYERCSTRGEVCSKCVPELKMFDGGMVRCNNVS, encoded by the coding sequence ATGACAAATACATCTCAAATTTCCGCAGAAAAAAAGGAAAAGTCTGAAGCCCTGTTAAAGGTAAAGGACCTTTCCCTTTCTTTCATTCAATATGCTTCAGGACTCAGGCAAACTGAGCTAAAGGTAATATCTAACTTAAGCATGGAAGCTTACAGTGGTGAGATATTAGCTGTTGTAGGTTCCAGTGGTTCCGGAAAAAGTCTCCTGGCACATTCTATTTTAGGTATTCTTCCATCAAACGCAAAGCTTACCGGCATCATGGAATATGATGGCAAGGATTTGACACAAAAAAAGAAAGAGGAACTCAGAGGCAAGGAAATTGTCCTTATTCCACAGTCAACCACATATCTTGATCCTTTGATGAGAATTTTCAGTCAGGTCATCGGAAGTGTTGATGATGAAAACTCTGATTCCAAAAAGAAGCTTCTGAAAGATATTTTCAGGAAATATGACCTGAAACCTGAAGTTGAAAGGATGTTTCCTCATGAACTTTCCGGAGGAATGATCAGAAGAGTACTTGTGTCAACTGCTGTGATGAGTTCCTCAAAGATAGTGATAGCAGATGAACCTACACCGGGACTTGATGAAAAGAACCTGAATGAAACTTTAGGCTATTTCAAAGATATGGCAAACCGTGGATATGCAGTTATTCTCATCACTCATGACATCGAAGCTGCATTAAAGATCTCTGATAAGATCGCCATCTTTTACGCTGGCACGATCTTAGAGATTGCAAACACAGAGGACTTTTCAGGAGAAGGAGAAAAACTGAGGCATCAATACACAAAAGCACTATGGAATGCCCTGCCACAGAACAAGTTCCAGAGCATAAAAGGTCACCAGCCAATGCAGGATGAAGTGCCCGAAGGATGCTTCTTTTATGAAAGATGCTCCACAAGAGGCGAAGTTTGCTCAAAATGCGTTCCCGAACTAAAAATGTTCGATGGCGGAATGGTGAGGTGCAATAATGTATCTTAA
- a CDS encoding ATP-binding cassette domain-containing protein: protein MYLKGENISFGYNENNLILQDVDISLGSGEVLGLVGDSGCGKSTLCRILAGYEKNYNGNVSVDGNKISSNGYNPVQLIFQHPEKAVNPKWKMKDILKEGHDVSQDILEAFGIKENWLNRWPNELSGGELQRFALARALGPKTKFLIADEITTMVDAITQAQIWESILGIVEELNIGVLVVSHDKSLINRLCHDVKYMSDLNAK from the coding sequence ATGTATCTTAAAGGCGAGAATATCAGTTTCGGCTACAATGAGAACAATCTGATTTTGCAGGATGTGGATATTTCCCTTGGCAGCGGGGAAGTTTTAGGACTTGTAGGAGACAGCGGATGTGGCAAATCAACCCTGTGCAGGATTCTGGCAGGATATGAGAAGAACTACAACGGGAACGTAAGTGTAGACGGAAACAAAATCTCATCAAATGGATATAATCCGGTCCAGTTGATCTTCCAGCACCCTGAGAAAGCTGTGAATCCTAAATGGAAAATGAAGGATATCCTGAAAGAAGGACATGATGTTTCACAGGATATTCTGGAAGCTTTTGGAATTAAGGAGAACTGGCTTAACAGGTGGCCCAATGAACTTTCCGGAGGAGAACTTCAGAGATTTGCTCTTGCCAGGGCACTTGGACCTAAGACAAAATTCCTGATAGCTGATGAGATCACCACCATGGTGGATGCCATTACACAGGCCCAGATATGGGAGAGCATTTTAGGTATCGTTGAAGAACTGAATATTGGAGTTCTCGTTGTGAGCCATGATAAAAGTCTGATTAATAGGTTATGCCATGATGTGAAATACATGTCAGACCTGAATGCAAAATAA
- a CDS encoding heme exporter protein CcmB, with the protein MKKSLYIAAKDLKSEFRTKQMLNSMLIFSLIVIVIFSISFGDVLSQTELVGKLAPGVLWVAFTFAGTLGLSRSFAGEMENGCLEGLKLSPIDRSSIYIGKTISNAVLMFIVELLTIPIFIVLFNYNISGIPGLALVIFLGTVGFVSVGTLLSALSASTRAREIMLPVLLLPLIIPVIIPAVMATGTILSDGGISGISSELRLLVVYDLIFFVVGQLVFEYTVMD; encoded by the coding sequence ATGAAGAAAAGCCTCTACATTGCAGCAAAGGACCTCAAATCTGAGTTCCGTACAAAACAGATGCTCAACTCCATGCTCATCTTCTCGCTTATTGTCATAGTTATTTTCAGCATCTCATTTGGGGATGTTCTAAGCCAGACTGAACTGGTAGGAAAACTTGCTCCCGGTGTGCTCTGGGTGGCTTTCACCTTTGCCGGCACCCTCGGACTTTCACGTTCCTTTGCAGGTGAGATGGAAAACGGTTGTCTAGAAGGACTGAAACTCTCACCAATCGACAGGAGTTCAATCTACATCGGGAAAACAATATCAAATGCTGTCCTGATGTTCATTGTGGAGTTACTCACAATACCAATCTTCATAGTTCTGTTCAACTACAACATAAGTGGCATCCCGGGACTTGCACTTGTAATCTTCCTGGGAACTGTCGGTTTTGTTAGTGTTGGAACCCTGCTCTCTGCACTATCAGCAAGTACAAGAGCAAGGGAGATCATGCTTCCGGTGCTTCTGCTTCCATTAATAATTCCTGTGATAATTCCTGCTGTTATGGCAACAGGGACTATACTTTCAGATGGGGGAATTAGTGGTATTTCTTCTGAACTCAGGCTGCTTGTTGTGTATGACCTGATATTTTTTGTAGTGGGACAACTTGTGTTTGAATATACTGTGATGGATTAG